One window of Dysgonomonas mossii genomic DNA carries:
- a CDS encoding family 43 glycosylhydrolase — MKKIFTYMFIIQLLVATGCNACSSSEKEEPVTPNQKYTNPVVALSLPDPTIIKAQDGHFYLYATENTRNTPIYRSDNLVDWTFLGTAFTDATRPTFEPNGGLWAPDINYINGKYVLYYSMSVWGGEWTCGIGVAVADKPEGPFTDKGKLFRSNEIDVQNSIDQFYIEEGGKKYLFWGSFRGIYAIELSDDGLSVKEGAQKKQIAGTAFEGTYIHKRGNYYYMFASIGSCCEGANSTYELVVGRSQSLFGPYVDKTGKDMMDNGYTVVISKSSRFVGNGHCSEIVQDKAGNDWILYHGVDLNHPDGRMLLLDQVKWDNNSWPYVEGGKPSSSADKPVF; from the coding sequence ATGAAGAAAATTTTTACATATATGTTCATTATACAGTTGCTTGTGGCAACGGGATGTAATGCATGTAGCAGTTCTGAAAAAGAAGAACCTGTAACTCCAAATCAGAAATATACAAATCCTGTAGTGGCTCTGAGCCTGCCCGACCCAACAATCATAAAGGCACAGGATGGACATTTTTATTTGTATGCAACAGAGAACACACGAAATACTCCTATTTACAGATCGGATAATCTTGTAGACTGGACATTTTTAGGAACGGCATTTACGGATGCTACACGCCCCACCTTCGAGCCCAACGGAGGTTTGTGGGCGCCTGATATTAATTACATCAACGGCAAATATGTGCTGTACTACTCCATGTCGGTATGGGGTGGCGAGTGGACATGCGGCATTGGCGTAGCTGTTGCCGACAAGCCCGAAGGACCATTCACCGACAAAGGAAAGCTTTTTAGAAGCAACGAGATCGACGTTCAGAATTCCATCGACCAGTTTTATATCGAAGAAGGAGGCAAGAAATACCTCTTCTGGGGTAGCTTCCGTGGTATCTATGCCATAGAGCTGAGCGACGACGGACTGTCGGTAAAAGAAGGAGCGCAGAAAAAACAAATAGCCGGAACAGCCTTTGAGGGAACATATATCCACAAGAGAGGAAATTATTACTACATGTTTGCGTCTATCGGCAGTTGCTGCGAAGGTGCAAACAGTACCTACGAGCTTGTTGTTGGTCGTTCCCAGTCGTTGTTTGGCCCTTATGTGGATAAAACAGGCAAGGATATGATGGACAATGGATATACTGTGGTCATAAGCAAAAGCTCCCGCTTTGTAGGCAACGGACACTGCTCCGAAATAGTACAGGACAAGGCTGGTAACGACTGGATATTGTATCATGGCGTAGACCTTAACCACCCTGATGGGCGTATGCTGCTGCTCGATCAAGTGAAATGGGATAACAATTCATGGCCTTATGTAGAGGGAGGCAAACCGTCTTCTTCGGCAGATAAGCCCGTGTTTTAA